One genomic region from Sciurus carolinensis chromosome 2, mSciCar1.2, whole genome shotgun sequence encodes:
- the Nol4l gene encoding nucleolar protein 4-like isoform X4, which translates to MNDSTWMSADPHLASSLSPSQDERMRSPQNLHGQEDDDSSSESGSGNGSSTLNPSTSSSTQGDPAFPEMNGNGAAAPVDFTATTEDQPINLCDKLPPGTAIGTPSYPSDGCSADGLRSRVKYGVKTTPESPPYSSGSYDSIKTEVSGCPEDLTVGRAPAADDDDDDHDDHEDNDKMTDSEGMDPERLKAFNMFVRLFVDENLDRMVPISKQPKEKIQAIIESCSRQFPEFQERARKRIRTYLKSCRRMKKNGMEMTRPTPPHLTSAMAENILAAACESETRKAAKRMRLEIYQSSQDEPIALDKQHSRDAAAVTHSTYSLPASSYSQDPVYVNGGLNYSYRGYGALSSNLQPPASLQTGNHSNGPTDLSMKGGASATSTTPTPTPSSNSTSRTMPTAQLSPTEISAVRQLIAGYRESAAFLLRSADELENLILQQN; encoded by the exons ACGACTCCTCCTCCGAGAGTGGCAGCGGCAATGGCTCCTCCACCCTGAACCCGTCCACGTCCAGCAGCACGCAGGGCGACCCTGCCTTCCCCGAGATGAATGGCAACGGTGCTGCCGCCCCCGTGGACTTCACTGCCACCACCGAGGATCAGCCCATCAACCTGTGCGACAAGCTCCCGCCAGGCACCGCCATCGGCACACCCTCATACCCCTCCGACGGCTGCAGCGCTGACGGGCTGCGGAGCCGTGTCAAGTATGGGGTGAAGACCACCCCCGAG TCCCCACCCTACAGCTCTGGGAGCTACGACTCCATCAAGACCGAGGTCAGTGGCTGCCCTGAAGATCTGACCGTGGGCCGGGCCCCTGCGGCCGACGACGATGACGATGACCACGACGACCACGAGGACAATGACAAGATGACCGACTCGGAGGGCATGGACCCCGAGCGCCTCAAGGCCTTCAAC ATGTTCGTGCGCCTCTTTGTGGACGAGAACCTGGACCGCATGGTGCCCATCTCCAAGCAGCCCAAGGAGAAGATCCAGGCCATCATCGAGTCGTGCAGCCGGCAGTTCCCCGAGTTCCAGGAGCGCGCCCGCAAGCGCATCCGCACGTACCTCAAGTCCTGCCGGCGCATGAAGAAGAACGGCATGGAGATG ACCCGCCCCACGCCGCCCCACCTGACCTCCGCCATGGCCGAGAACATCCTCGCCGCCGCCTGCGAGAGCGAGACCAGGAAGGCCGCCAAGAGGATGCGCCTGGAGATCTACCAGTCCTCGCAG GACGAGCCCATAGCCCTGGACAAGCAGCACTCCCGGGACGCTGCAGCCGTCACCCACTCCACCTACTCACTGCCAGCCTCTTCCTACTCCCAGGACCCTGTGTACGTCAACGGAGGCCTCAACTACAGCTACCGTGGCTACGGGGCCTTGAGCAGCAACCTGCAGCCCCCAGCTTCCCTCCAGACAGGAAATCACAGTAATG GGCCCACAGACCTCAGCATGAAAGGCGGGGCCTCTGCCACCTCCACCACCCCCACGCCCACCCCCTCCAGTAACAGCACCAGCAGGACCATGCCCACCGCCCAGCTCAGCCCCACGGAGATCAGCGCTGTGCGGCAGCTCATCGCGGGCTACCGAGAGTCTGCGGCCTTCCTGCTGCGCTCTGCAGATGAACTGGAAAACCTCATTTTACAGCAGAACTGA
- the Asxl1 gene encoding LOW QUALITY PROTEIN: polycomb group protein ASXL1 (The sequence of the model RefSeq protein was modified relative to this genomic sequence to represent the inferred CDS: inserted 1 base in 1 codon), producing the protein MKDKQKRKKERTWAEAARLVLENYSDAPMTPKQILQVIEAEGLKEMRSGTSPLACLNAMLHSNSRGGEGLFFKLPGRISLFTLKKDALQWSRNPAAVEGEEPEDSADVESCGSNEASTVSGENDVSLDETSSNASCSTESQSRPLPNPRDSYRASSQGNKQKKKAGVMLPRVVLTPLKXNGAHVESASGFSGRHADGESGSPSSSSSGSLALGSAAIRGQAEVARDPAPLLRGFRKPATGQMKRNRGEEIDFETPGSILVNTNLRALINSRTFHALPSHFQQQLLFLLPEVDRQVGTDGLLRLSSSALNNEFFTHAAQSWRDRLADGEFTHEMQVRIRQEMEKEKKVEQWKEKFFEDYYGQKLGLTKEESLQQNVGQEEANIKSGLRVPRESVRPQRGPATRQLDGHFKKRSRPDLRTRARRNLYKKQEQEQTGVAKDANSVALDIPLSTDREAKTDSAGVSSPLLPGVSSVAPGPEDPESPGEPVASRIQTEPDNLVRASASPDRIPSLPQDTADQEPKDQKRKSFEQAASASFPEKKPRLEDRQSFRNTIESVHTEKPQPTKEEPKVPPIRIQLSRIKPPWVVKGQPTYQICPRIVPITESSCRGWTGARTLADIKARALQARGARGHHCHREAATTAIGGGGGPGGGGGGATDEGGGRGSSSGDGGEACDHPEPRGAQSTPGECTPDLQRTQLLPPCPLNGEQTQAGTAMSRARREDLTSLRKEEGCPLQRVPGVLTHGLEDASQPSVAPTGDQPCQALPPLSSQTPVAERLAEQPALQLESRTEFESGTTSWESGSEEQGATVPPETSPVQSPLGAVVFEEGADLALDNNPILKDPENVTPSSMPESSLAGPLQDKPCDDELGLGDSGPPVRESDGRQKALKTGAVMSDSAAAWTPILSSDEVVKHSEPGSRENVPPVEPQVGEDWESAAALVASSPGGLATEKGVAPPDSRASLCIVSPQGKGGSGSDGKHVDIEKLQISVDSEALSPHSESTDTASDFEGHLTEDSEADTSEATVTKGSLVDKDVKHDWKQSTFLSKVNSDQSLVTRTEGMVAPQSWVSRVCAVPQKIPDSLLLSSTEYQPRPLCLTRPGSSVEATNPLVLRLLQGNLSLEKVLPPAHSNNKPESSQLPLPKEQSHGDPLGTGPLRGPGENSCVVDRSSPASEGSKGLPLPESQEASIGLSQAEVTQASGAPQSSKVVPCLDSLSPVTKPMISSGKPKEMDSKEQFSSFSFEDQKQVRECSDPHAAPSKSPGELTTSRAPCFSSPNVISCGPEQTGGAPGGQNSVGGQGKKLFGPRNVAATLQYPRPVDPVPLPAEVPPVFPSRKLGPSKNSVSDGVQIAREDWGPKPPPAFVGSSKNEKTLLGGSLNANSENRKAAGHSPLELVGHLQGMPFVMDLPFWKLPQEPGKGLAQPLEPSSIPSQLNIKQAFYGKLSKLQLSSTSFNYSSSSPAFPRGLAGSVVQLSHKANFGASHSASLSLQMFTDSSTVESISLQCACSLKAMIMCQGCGAFCHDDCIGPSKLCVLCLVVR; encoded by the exons AAGGATGCTCTGCAGTGGTCTCGAAATCCAGCTGCAGTGGAGGGAGAGGAGCCAGAGGACTCGGCCGATGTGGAGAGCTGTGGGTCTAATGAAGCCAGCACTGTGAGTGGTGAAAACGATG TGTCTCTGGACGAAACATCTTCGAATGCATCCTGTTCTACAGAATCTCAGAGTCGGCCCCTTCCCAATCCCAGGGACAGCTATAGAGCTTCCTCACAG ggaaacaaacagaagaaaaaggctGGGGTGATGCTGCCTCGGGTTGTGCTGACTCCTCTGA GTAACGGGGCCCACGTGGAATCTGCATCAG GGTTCTCGGGCCGCCACGCCGATGGCGAGAGCGGCAGCCCgtccagcagcagcagcggctctCTGGCCCTGGGCAGCGCTGCTATTCGTGGCCAGGCCGAGGTCGCCCGGGACCCTGCCCCGCTCCTGAGAGGCTTCCGGAAGCCGGCCACAG GTCAAATGAAGCGCAACAGAGGGGAAGAGATAGATTTTGAGACACCTGGGTCCATTCTTGTCAACACCAACCTCCGTGCCCTGATAAACTCTCGGACCTTCCATGCCCTGCCATCACACTTCCAGCAgcagctcctcttcctcctgcccgaAGTGGACAGACAG GTGGGGACAGATGGCCTGTTGCGCCTCAGCAGCAGCGCACTCAATAATGAGTTTTTCACCCACGCGGCTCAGAGCTGGCGGGATCGCCTGGCTGATG GCGAATTTACTCATGAGATGCAAGTCAGAATACGACaggaaatggagaaggaaaagaaggtagaacaatggaaagaaaagtTCTTTGAAGACTACTATGGACAGAA ATTGGGTTTGACCAAAGAGGAGTCATTACAGCAGAATGTGGGCCAGGAGGAGGCCAACATCAAGAGTGGCTTGCGTGTCCCAAGGGAATCAGTGCGACCACAGCGTGGTCCAGCCACCCGACAACTGGATGGGCATTTTAAGAAACGCTCTCGACCAGATCTCCGAACCAGAGCCAGAAGGAATCTGTACAAAAAACAGGAGCAAGAACAAACAGGTGTTGCTAAGGATGCAAACTCTGTGGCACTTGATATCCCTCTTTCCACGGACAGGGAGGCTAAGACAGACTCAGCAGGGGTGAGCAGTCCCCTGCTGCCAGGTGTGTCCTCTGTAGCACCTGGCCCAGAGGATCCTGAAAGTCCAGGTGAACCTGTGGCTTCCCGAATTCAGACTGAGCCAGACAACTTGGTACGTGCCTCTGCATCTCCAGATAGAATTCCAAGCTTGCCTCAGGACACTGCGGATCAGGAACCCAAGGATCAGAAGAGGAAATCCTTTGAGCAGGCAGCCTCTGCGTCCTTTCCCGAAAAGAAGCCCCGGCTTGAAGATCGTCAGTCCTTTCGTAACACAATTGAAAGTGTTCACACCGAAAAGCCACAGCCCACTAAAGAGGAGCCCAAAGTCCCGCCCATCCGG ATTCAACTTTCACGTATCAAACCACCCTGGGTGGTTAAAGGTCAGCCCACTTACCAGATATGTCCCCGGATCGTCCCCATCACAGAGTCCTCCTGCCGGGGCTGGACTGGTGCCAGGACCCTCGCAGACATTAAAGCCCGTGCTCTGCAGGCCCGAGGGGCGAGAGGCCACCACTGCCATCGAGAGGCGGCCACCACTGCCATCGGAGGTGGGGGTGGCCCGGGTGGAGGTGGCGGCGGGGCCACCGATGAGGGAGgtggcagaggcagcagcagtggtgatggtggtgaggcCTGTGACCACCCTGAGCCCAGGGGAGCCCAGAGCACCCCTGGAGAATGTACGCCAGATCTACAGCGAACACAACTATTGCCGCCTTGTCCTCTGAATGGGGAGCAGACCCAGGCAGGAACTGCCATGTCCAGAGCCAGGAGAGAAGATCTGACTTCTCTCAGAAAGGAAGAAGGCTGCCCACTGCAGAGGGTTCCAGGTGTCCTCACACATGGTCTGGAAGATGCCTCTCAGCCCTCTGTTGCTCCCACAGGGGACCAGCCATGCCAGGCTTTGCCCCCACTGTCCTCTCAAACCCCAGTGGCGGAGAGGTTAGCAGAGCAGCCTGCCTTGCAGCTGGAGAGTAGAACTGAGTTTGAGTCTGGCACTACTTCCTGGGAAAGCGGGAGCGAGGAGCAGGGGGCCACTGTTCCTCCAGAGACCAGTCCAGTGCAGTCTCCGCTAGGAGCTGTTGTATTCGAAGAAGGAGCAGACCTGGCTCTTGACAATAATCCTATTCTGAAGGATCCTGAAAATGTGACTCCTAGTTCCATGCCTGAATCGTCACTGGCTGGCCCCCTGCAGGACAAACCGTGTGACGATGAATTAGGACTTGGTGATTCAGGTCCACCTGTGAGGGAAAGTGATGGTAGACAAAAAGCCCTGAAAACTGGGGCTGTTATGTCTGACAGTGCTGCTGCTTGGACACCCATCCTGTCAAGTGATGAGGTGGTGAAACATTCTGAGCCAGGATCCAGAGAAAATGTTCCACCTGTGGAGCCTCAGGTCGGAGAAGACTGGGAGAGTGCTGCTGCCCTTGTTGCCTCGTCGCCTGGGGGATTGGCAACTGAAAAGGGTGTGGCACCCCCTGACAGCCGTGCTTCACTCTGCATAGTGTCACCTCAGGGCAAGGGTGGCTCTGGCAGCGATGGCAAACATGTGGACATCGAGAAGCTGCAAATCAGTGTAGACTCTGAAGCACTGAGTCCTCACAGCGAATCCACAGATACAGCTTCTGACTTTGAAGGTCACCTCACTGAGGATAGCGAGGCTGACACTAGTGAAGCCACAGTGACAAAGGGGTCCTTGGTGGACAAGGATGTGAAACATGATTGGAAGCAATCCACTTTCCTGTCCAAGGTGAACAGTGACCAGAGTCTGGTTACAAGGACAGAGGGAATGGTTGCTCCTCAGAGCTGGGTGTCTCGAGTATGTGCCGTTCCCCAGAAGATCCCAGACTCCTTGCTGCTGTCCAGTACTGAATACCAGCCAAGACCCCTGTGCCTGACCAGGCCTGGGTCCTCAGTGGAGGCCACCAACCCACTTGTGTTGCGGTTGCTGCAGGGTAACTTGTCCCTAGAGAAGGTTCTTCCTCCAGCCCACAGTAACAACAAGCCAGAATCCTCACAACTGCCACTTCCAAAAGAGCAGAGCCATGGTGACCCCCTGGGCACGGGACCTTTGCGTGGTCCTGGAGAAAACAGTTGTGTGGTTGACAGAAGCAGCCCAGCTTCAGAAGGGTCGAAGGGTCTGCCCCTGCCTGAGAGCCAGGAAGCAAGCATTGGTCTTAGTCAGGCAGAAGTCACTCAGGCTTCTGGAGCACCCCAGAGTTCCAAGGTGGTCCCATGTTTAGATTCTCTAAGTCCAGTGACAAAGCCGATGATCTCCTCTGGGAAACCGAAAGAAATGGATTCCAAAGAGCagttttcttcctttagttttgaAGATCAGAAGCAAGTCCGGGAGTGTAGTGATCCACATGCTGCTCCCAGCAAGAGCCCGGGAGAGCTTACTACCTCGAGAGCACCTTGCTTCTCATCTCCAAATGTGATCTCCTGTGGGCCAGAGCAGACAGGCGGGGCCCCGGGTGGTCAGAACAGTGTTGGAGGTCAAGGGAAGAAGCTCTTTGGTCCTAGAAATGTGGCTGCAACCCTTCAGTACCCCAGGCCTGTGGACCCCGTGCCACTGCCTGCTGAGGTTCCTCCAGTTTTTCCCAGTAGGAAGTTGGGGCCAAGCAAAAACTCTGTGTCTGATGGGGTACAGATTGCAAGGGAAGACTGGGGTCCAAAGCCACCCCCTGCCTTTGTTGGTAGCAGCAAGAATGAAAAGACTTTATTGGGGGGTTCTCTTAATGCAAATTCAGAGAACAGAAAAGCTGCTGGGCACAGTCCTCTGGAACTGGTGGGTCACTTGCAAGGAATGCCCTTTGTCATGGACCTGCCCTTCTGGAAACTCCCTCAAGAGCCAGGGAAAGGGCtggctcagcctctggagccttcTTCCATCCCTTCCCAACTCAACATCAAGCAGGCTTTTTATGGGAAGCTTTCTAAACTCCAGCTGAGTTCCACCAGCTTTAATTACTCCTCCAGCTCACCGGCCTTTCCCAGAGGCCTGGCTGGAAGTGTGGTGCAGCTGAGCCACAAAGCGAACTTTGGTGCGAGCCACAGTGCGTCCCTCTCCTTGCAGATGTTCACCGATAGCAGCACAGTGGAGAGCATCTCGCTCCAGTGTGCGTGCAGCCTGAAAGCCATGATCATGTGCCAAGGCTGCGGTGCGTTCTGTCATGACGACTGTATCGGACCCTCGAAGCTCTGTGTATTGTGCCTTGTGGTGAGATAA